The genomic window ATATAAGGAAAGGGGCGACGATTTGGCACCAGATATCCGGAGGTGTGGAAAGAGCAGCTGTGATAAGCGGAAAAACCATCAAAAAACGACGATTGCTCGTGAAGGTTTCCACAGAAAGACCCCTTGGTTCTGGCAAACAGATCACAATTACAGGTACCTGAGAGCATACCGATGGAATGAACAAAATACGAACAGTTAACATAATATAGTCATAGATCTTAGGTTGTAACTTGATCATGAGCGAATTTGTTGATGTTGCACCCACGAAGTATGGAAAGTGCCAAACATTGGGAACTACCCGGGGAGGAGTTAGGAACAGGAACAAGGAGAAGCGAGAACCACTTAAATGGAGGAATCTATTGTATTTCTGCCTTTGTTCCCCATAGCAACTGGGGATCGAAAAGCACCAAATTTGATGACTTATTAAGGGAAAGACGAAGTAAGAGCATGCTATTGAAGACGTTGCAACATATGTCGGGGGGGCCTCCGTTGATTGTGTACGAACAAAATACGAGTCCAAAGGTAGGGTAAGAAAGGGTTTAGCTAATGGAGAAATTGACTCTTCCGAGAACCAGTAACGCGTAAACCATGTCAAACCAAGACCGATCAATATCCGAACGGAACGGATTCGAACTTCTCCTAGAAAAGTTTCCGGTGCGAAATTCCATTCAATGAGTAATTCAAAGGATAAATGCATTTTCGGCATGCGGTCGGTAGGGTCTACTTCCCCCTTCCTCGCTTCCGTCCGCTATCCGTTGTGTCATGGCACAGTGGGACATCTGTCAGCCTTGCATTTCTCAACAGGGCTATCTTCCCTTTTCCGAACATAGATATCAAAAAATGATGACCAAGGAAAAATGAGTGAGTTGATTCATTCTGTCTAAAAACTCTATTTCTATATGATATGATAATATGTCAAAACAAGTTCGATAGCCCATTCATAACACAAGCAATCCCCTTCTCTCGGCACGTGTAACTATTCCCCTCCTTGTCTAGGATTTCTGTCTTCAGGAAGGCCCTAATGAGATCTACCAGTGCTTCGTTTTCATTCCCCCAGTTCCCCAGAGCACCGAAAAAGCCCATGATAGAAGTATTAGGATTAAGACTAAAAAGAATACCATTCATACCGAACTATCCTGAATAAGGTGGATTGGCTAAGGAGTAGGAAGTTTCCAGAGAATAGGTCCCGGTCAATCCCAATCCCTCATTCTGAGAATAGTGAGAAAAGCAGTTACTTTATCGTCTAAATGTCGGAAAAATGGGTCCCCTATCCTCCGGTAATAAAATTCCATAAGATAAAGCCTGCCATTTAATGGCATAATAAAAGACAATGGATTTATGCCTAATCCGTATATAGGTAAACTCCAGGTCCGAACAGCATTATTATCTATGGATCCCCCTTATGTACATATCTCTGTGGAGAATCGTTCTTTAATTTTTCATTGCATTAAATATCTTGAAAAAAAAAATAAAATTGACTTTGATATGTAGAGGTCCAGAACTAGATTGGTATGTACTTAAAAAAAGTACTTACTTTATTTTAGGATTCTACAACGAAATCTTATATTTTCTAGCAATTCTACTACTACGAAACAAAAAAGAACTCGATTTTCCAGGGAAGGACAGCTTTCTCTTTTGGCACGAGAGACTGATAAGGCAAGGTTTTCTTATTCCCATAGGGCAAGCTAGGCTTGGCAGAGAAGAAGGATAGAGAAGTTCTCAAGTCAAGTAGACTGGGCTAGGGCCTATTACTATAGTAAAAGCAAGCTTATAGTCGTACCACTTTTCGAGGTAGTCACGCTAATGGCTGGAGTCATGCTTTATAAGCTTATAGCCAGAGGGAGGATAGCGTAAGCAGACTAGTGAAGAGAAAGCTGAGCAGAATTCCTCCTCACGAGATCGACTTGTCTACTTACGAGAATATGCATTTCGAAATGAAAAGCTATCCCCAGAAAACAAAGAAAACGAATAGGGGCGTAGCGAAGGCGCGTAGCGATGATAATGTTAACAATCTTCTGGATGAGCTCATTGCTCGGACTCGCATATACTTGTTCTATGCTCTACAGGCTAATCTGAGTAAAGAGGAGGCGCGAAGCGTGAGATGGACGAGAGAACACACACGATCGGCACATAGCCTTCAAAGTCGTTTTTTTATTGGTAGACACCGAGAAGGGAGCCCTTGATCCTAGATCAGTAAGAGAAAGACGTAATGAACCGGACAGAGACTCCCTTGCTTTATTCAGTCATGACATGGAGCTTCGGCCAATCAAGCCTAGGTGCGGAAATAAAGTAAATGAATTCTATTCAAGCAAGACTTGATCCAAATGGATCCCCTCAATGCTGAGCTTGTTGATGAAGAAAAAGAGAGCTGAAATAGAGATTGTCTTCGGTCCACGCCCAGGCCGAAACCGAGCTATTAATCTCTAAATACGCTAATTGAATGTGCTTTAAGCAAGGAAGTAGCCGTTCAAGAAATGTAGAGGTTGCTCGACCAAAGCCGGTCAATAAGGCAGATCTGAATGCCACAAT from Oryza sativa Japonica Group mitochondrion, complete genome includes these protein-coding regions:
- the orfX gene encoding hypothetical protein: MPKMHLSFELLIEWNFALETFLGEVRIRFVWILIGLGLTWFTCYWFSEELIFLLAKPFLTLPLDSYFVCTQLTEALSTYVATSLIACSYFVFPLISYQIWCFLIPSCYGEQRQKYNRFFYLSGFCFSLFLFLTLSWVVPNVWHFLYFVGATSTNLLMIKLQPKIYDYIMLTVRILFISSVCSQVPVIVICLLELRGLSVETFTSNRRFLMVFSLITAALSTPPDIWCQIVASFFIYSIIEFAIFVALIVQVREEGWTIRMRGSIEKKEE